One window of Phycodurus eques isolate BA_2022a chromosome 8, UOR_Pequ_1.1, whole genome shotgun sequence genomic DNA carries:
- the b3galt2 gene encoding beta-1,3-galactosyltransferase 2, protein MQWRRRHCCPIKMTWTAKRSLFRTHVAGLLSLALLFTLFSFFSRQDWLPGRTGPRENPLAYAVRGFRNSRGDANQSSYLRSLWRETGFVASKPLFNLSSQQVEEAGGGLGGGGGVRMAVMGLGDSMSANNSLQKEMGVGGRLSAQPYRYILNQPFKCSDSTPFLVLLIAAEPGQADARNAIRQTWGNDSVAMGLGFVRLFLLGMGKSSDTFLQSTIEEESRVYRDIIQQEYQDTYYNLTIKTLMAMNWVATYCPRASYVMKTDSDMFVNTEYLIQKLLKPELPPKQRYFTGYLMRGYAPNRNKDSKWYMPPELYPSERYPTFCSGTGYVFSGDMAELIYQASLSIRRLHLEDVYVGICLAKLRIDPTPPPNEFLFNHWRVSYSSCKYSHLITSHQFHPNELIKYWNHLQSNKHNACINLAKEKNGRYRHRRFHGERPP, encoded by the coding sequence ATGCAGTGGAGACGGCGTCATTGCTGTCCCATCAAGATGACGTGGACCGCCAAGCGCTCACTATTTCGGACCCATGTGGCAGGCCTCCTGTCACTGGCGCTGCTCTTCACCCTCTTCTCATTTTTCAGTCGGCAGGACTGGCTGCCTGGCCGTACCGGGCCACGGGAAAACCCTCTGGCCTACGCTGTCAGGGGTTTCCGCAATTCCAGAGGGGACGCCAACCAGAGTAGCTACCTTAGGAGCCTTTGGCGGGAGACGGGTTTTGTAGCATCAAAGCCTCTGTTCAATCTTAGTTCTCAGCAGGTAGAAGAGGCAGGAGGAGGACttggtggaggaggaggcgtCCGAATGGCTGTAATGGGACTTGGAGACTCCATGAGTGCCAACAACAGTTTACAGAAGGAGATGGGTGTGGGAGGGAGGCTCAGTGCTCAGCCTTACCGTTACATCCTGAACCAGCCTTTCAAGTGCAGTGACAGCACACCATTCCTCGTCCTACTCATTGCTGCTGAACCAGGCCAGGCTGATGCTCGTAATGCCATCCGGCAAACGTGGGGCAATGACAGCGTAGCAATGGGCCTGGGCTTCGTACGACTCTTCCTGCTCGGCATGGGAAAGAGCTCGGACACCTTCCTTCAGAGCACCATCGAGGAGGAGAGCCGCGTTTACCGTGACATAATCCAGCAAGAATACCAGGACACATATTACAACCTGACGATCAAAACTTTAATGGCCATGAACTGGGTGGCTACATATTGCCCACGCGCCTCTTATGTGATGAAGACAGACAGCGACATGTTTGTCAATACAGAGTATCTCATTCAGAAGCTGCTTAAGCCCGAGCTGCCTCCCAAGCAGAGATACTTCACAGGCTATCTGATGAGAGGCTACGCACCAAACCGAAATAAGGACAGCAAGTGGTACATGCCGCCAGAGCTGTACCCAAGTGAGCGTTACCCGACATTCTGCTCTGGCACAGGGTATGTGTTCTCAGGGGACATGGCAGAACTCATCTACCAGGCCTCACTCAGCATCCGCAGGCTTCACCTTGAGGATGTTTATGTGGGAATATGCCTTGCAAAGTTGCGCATCGACCCAACTCCGCCTCCCAATGAATTTCTCTTCAACCACTGGAGGGTCTCTTACTCCAGCTGTAAGTACAGCCACCTTATCACATCCCATCAGTTCCACCCAAATGAACTTATCAAGTATTGGAATCACTTGCAGAGTAACAAGCACAATGCCTGTATAAACTTGGCAAAGGAAAAGAATGGCAGGTACAGGCACCGAAGGTTCCATGGAGAGCGGCCTCCTTGA